In one Coccinella septempunctata chromosome 6, icCocSept1.1, whole genome shotgun sequence genomic region, the following are encoded:
- the LOC123314783 gene encoding alpha/beta hydrolase domain-containing protein 17B-like, with product MTNTNNNNMTFKKLCQLFCCPPWPGSITAKLAFMPPPPSYDFRRIESTEDRYAMVLKDGAHWIHSQSDLQKLEGFFVRTRRGNKIACLYVKCTSKPRFIVLFSHGNAVDLGLCSGYYIWLGTNLKCDILSYDYSGYGISGGSPYESNLYLDIAAVWRTLKLRYNASPENIILYGYSIGTVPTIRLAAKERVAGVVIHSGLMSGLRVAFPHMTTTLCCDPFPSVERVRKIRSPTLVIHGTDDEIIDFSHGLGLHDRCPAAVEPLWVDGGGHNDLEFRTVFLERLKRFLSDEVDRSAAAPSGDDFRLIFCCKV from the exons ATGACCAATACTAATAACAACAACATGACGTTCAAAAAACTGTGTCAGCTGTTCTGCTGCCCTCCCTGGCCCGGCAGCATCACCGCCAAACTGGCCTTCATGCCGCCCCCGCCCTCGTACGACTTCCGAAGGATCGAGTCCACCGAAGACAGATACGCGATGGTCCTGAAGGACGGCGCGCACTGGATCCACTCCCAGTCGGACCTCCAGAAGCTGGAGGGTTTCTTCGTGAGGACCAGGAGGGGCAACAAGATCGCCTGCCTGTACGTCAAGTGCACCAGCAAGCCGAGGTTCATAGTGCTGTTCTCGCACGGTAACGCCGTCGATCTGGGCCTGTGCAGCGGCTACTACATATGGCTGGGCACCAACCTGAAATGCGACATACTGAGCTACGACTATTCCGGTTACGGCATCAGCGGCGGCAGCCCGTACGAGAGCAATCTGTATCTGGACATTGCCGCGGTCTGGCGGACCCTGAAATTGAG GTACAACGCCAGCCCGGAGAACATCATCCTCTACGGATACAGCATCGGCACCGTGCCCACCATACGTCTGGCCGCGAAGGAACGCGTCGCCGGCGTCGTCATCCACTCCGGCCTCATGTCCGGACTCCGGGTGGCCTTCCCCCACATGACCACCACGCTGTGCTGCGATCCGTTCCCGAGCGTGGAGAGGGTGCGTAAGATACGCTCGCCCACCCTCGTGATTCACGGCACCGACGACGAGATCATCGACTTCTCGCACGGCCTAGGACTGCACGACCGGTGTCCGGCCGCCGTCGAGCCGCTCTGGGTGGACGGGGGCGGTCACAACGACCTCGAGTTCAGGACGGTGTTCCTGGAGCGGCTGAAGAGGTTCCTGAGCGACGAGGTGGACAGGAGCGCGGCCGCGCCCTCCGGAGACGACTTTAGGTTGATATTCTGTTGTAAAGTTTGA
- the LOC123314780 gene encoding oxygen-dependent coproporphyrinogen-III oxidase codes for MFFKVIVKNCTLIYYQRQRELSKLSKYGTLFTAGFSLFSISKSSIDTSSFMAEPVSSVEHLSKTKDDMKTKVELMILRVQSEFCKALEKEEESGTKFVVDKWQRKEGGGGITCIMQGGKVFEKAGVNISVISGMLPPAAIARMRSQGKKLNDGELPFFAAGVSSVIHPRNPLVPTIHFNYRYFEVRDGDTVHWWFGGGTDLTPYYLNAADAVHFHTVLKETLDKHDKQYYPKYKKWCDEYFYIPHRYETRGIGGIFFDDLDTPSQDKCFEFVSDCADAVKYSYIPLVQRHKYAKYSKQERDWQLLRRGRYVEFNLIYDRGTKFGLLTPGARYESILMSLPLKAKWEYMHQPGPDTPEGELLEVLRNPREWAVNP; via the exons ATGTTTTTCAAAGTTATCGTCAAAAATTGCACCCTTATTTATTATCAAAGGCAGCGTGAGTTGTCAAAATTAAG CAAATATGGCACTTTGTTCACCGCTGGTTTCTCTCTATTCTCAATCTCAAAATCATCAATTGACACAAGCTCCTTCATGGCAGAACCAGTGAGTTCAGTGGAACATCTTTCCAAAACCAAAGATGACATGAAAACGAAAGTAGAATTGATGATACTCAGAGTTCAGTCAGAATTTTGCAAAGCACTCGAGAAAGAGGAAGAATCTGGAACTAAATTCGTAGTGGATAAATGGCAAAGAAAAGAGGGTGGTGGGGGCATAACTTGTATAATGCAGGGTGGAAAGGTGTTTGAGAAAGCAGGCGTGAACATTTCAGTCATTTCCGGGATGCTACCCCCGGCTGCCATAGCTCGTATGAGATCACAAGGCAAGAAATTGAACGATGGAGAATTGCCGTTTTTCGCAGCTGGCGTGAGCTCGGTGATACATCCCAGAAACCCCCTGGTTCCTACGATTCATTTCAATTATCGATATTTCGAGGTTAGGGATGGGGATACGGTGCACTGGTGGTTCGGGGGTGGTACCGATTTGACTCCGTATTATTTGAACGCTGCAGATGCTGTTCACTTCCATACGGTACTTAAAGAAACCTTAGATAAGCATGACAAACAGTATTATCCTAAATATAAGAAATGGTGCGATGAATACTTTTATATTCCACACAGATATGAAACTAGGGGTATTGGGGGTATATTCTTTGACGATTTAGATACTCCGAGTCAAGACAAATGTTTCGAGTTTGTTTCTGATTGTGCTGACGCTGTGAAGTATTCTTATATTCCTTTAG TTCAGAGACATAAATATGCCAAGTACAGTAAGCAAGAGCGAGATTGGCAACTTTTAAGACGAGGACGTTATGTCGAGTTCAATCTAATATACGACAGGGGCACAAAATTCGGGTTACTCACTCCCGGAGCAAGATACGAGAGTATTTTGATGTCATTGCCGCTTAAAGCA AAATGGGAATACATGCATCAGCCCGGTCCAGATACTCCCGAAGGAGAATTGCTGGAAGTTTTGAGGAATCCAAGAGAATGGGCTGTCAATCCGTAG